The Actinomyces lilanjuaniae genome segment GTCACGACCCGCAGCGTCCCCGGCCACAGGCTCCGGCAGCGTTCCACCGACCGGGAGTCGGCCTGGTCATCCACGACCAGGACCACCTCGCAGCGCTGGGGGCCGACAGTGACCAGGACCCCCGTCAACAGGCACTCCACGAGTGTGCGTACGGTACCGTCCTCCAGCTCGCGACGGGAAAAGGCGGTCGGGACGATGACAGAGACCAGGCTGGCCTCCGTTGTGCGGGCACGTACCTGCGGCATACCTGTCGGACCCGCGCTGGCCACCTCGGCGCTCCTGCCTGTGCGGGCGAGGTGGGCCTGGACGCTAGTGACCCGGTCTGCCAGGCCCCCGGCACGCACCGGGGTGGCCTGGTTGACCGCCACGACCGGGCAGTGGTCGGCACCAGCCGCCGCGTCAACCAGACGCAGCTGCATGTCCCACTCACTGAGCGGCTCCTGAAGGGCGGTGGACACCACCTGGGCCAGCACCGGGGCCTCCACCAGCATGAGGCGCCCAGTGTAGGGGAACTGCTCGAACAGGGTCGGGGACCAGCGCTGGCAACGACGGATCTGGCCGTCCTCGATCCGGTCGGCGGTCACCAGGCGGACCCGGCGCGCCCGGGCGAACTCCTCCAGAGCGCGCAGCGCGCCCGGCTCAAGCGTGTCACCAGCACGCAGCAGCAGGGCGTAGTCGGTCTCTACCTGGTCCGCACGCTCCCACCACGACCCCACGAGCAGGCGGTCCCCGTCGGAGGCGACCTGACGAAAGCTCTCCACGGTCGCCCCGGTGGGGCCTTCCGGCTTCTCCCGCCTTGCGTCCCAGACACCGTCGGCGACAATGACGGTGACACCACCCATGACCTCAGCCTCTCAACCGACGTAGAAGCGCCGCAGCGCGCCTTCTCAGGCCGCCCAGGGGCAGCCTCCTCAGCGTCCGCGGGGCGGCGATCGCCCGCACGGCGCTGACTGCGGCGGGCTGACGGGCCTCCAGGCGGGCGCGCGCCTGAGTCAGGCGCTCCTCGTTCTCCTGGATACGGGCAGCCTGGTCCTCAATGATCCCGGCGCGCACCACGGCCGCAGCCTGGAGGGAGACCACCTGGGCACGCAGCTCGTCGCACCGCCTCTCCAGCGCCTCCAGCGCCCTGGCGGGAGGGGCGGCCTCTGTCACACCGTCAGCACCGTCACCGCTCAGCACGCTGTCCGCCTCCTCCACGGCGCCCGGGGAGTCCTGCAGGCCGAGGGGACGCCGGGCGGGCACGTCCACGTCGCTGTCGCTCATGGTCCCAGCATAGGGCCACAGGCAGAGGAGGAGCCCGGCACAGACACCCGGAGAGGCGCTCAGAGGTGCCCCAGGAGCGTGGACCAGCAGGCGGGTACAGGTACCGGTAGCATCGGCCTCATGCGGATCGTCCAGGTTTCTGCCCACTATCCCCCGAACTTCGTCTCCGGGGGCACGCTCGTGCCGCAGAGGATAGCGCGCCTGACGTCCGCGCAGGGCCACGACTCCTACGTCTACGCCGGCTACCTGGACGACCAGCGCCGCCCCCTGGAGACCTGGACCGAGACCGACGAGGCCGGGGTGGCGGTGACCTGGCTGGTCACGACTCCGTGGACGGGCTGGGACGACCCGTTCAACTACGACAACCCCGGCGCGGCTCAGGCCTTCGCCCGGTGGCTGGAGGGGGTCCGGCCTGACGTGGTGCACGTCCACTCCCTGCAGACTCTCGGGGTCGGGCTCGTGGAGGCCGCCAGGGCGTCGGGCGCCCGGGTCGTGCTGACTATGCACGACTTCTGGTGGTTCTGCTCCCGGCAGTTCCTAGTCGATCACCAAATGCACCCCTGCTCCCTGGTCGTGGAGTGCGGCTCCTGCGACTGCGACTCCCACCCGCGCCTGCGGGGACGGCGCGAGCGGCTTCGCCGAGCCCTGGAGGCTGTGGACCTCGTCCTGGCGCCCTCCCGCTCGGCGGCACGGGTACTGGTTGCCAACGGTGTTGACCCGGACAGGGTACGAGTCAACGAGAACGGCCTTCCTGACGCCCAGCTGGAGCGCCTCGGCCCCGAGCCCCGGCCACGAGTCGGTACGGGACCGCTGAGGGTCATGTACGCGGGCGGGGACCAGGAGATGAAGGGTGTCGACGTCCTGACCCGTAGCGCCAGGCTGGTCGGCGAGCACAGCGGGCTGCTCCTGGACGCCTACGGGGTCGAGAGGGCACGACCTGGCCTGCCCTCCTGGTTCCGCCCCCGCCCGTCCTTCAGCCCCGACAGCCTCCTGGAGGTCCTGGAGGACCACGACCTGCTGGTCCTACCCTCCGTCATGCGCGAGTCCCACTCCATCCTCACTCGCGAGGCGCTGGCCGCCGGCCTGGGCGTGGTGTGCACCGACACCCTCGGACCGGAGGAGGCTGTGACCGAGGGTGTCAATGGCCACGTCGTCCCTGCTGGGGACGCCCAGGCGCTGGCAGAGGTGCTGCACCGCCTCGCCCAGGACCCACAGCGGGCACGGAGACTGACCGGTCAGGGCTCTGCCTCGCCGATCCGCTCCGTCACCCAGCAGGGAGCCGAGCTGCTCAGTACCTACGAGGAGCTGTGCGACGACGCCTTCGGCTCCCCCGGCGTGGTCTGCGCGCCACAGGAGCACCGCGACATCGCGCGGGCGCAGGCACAGCTGCTGCGACGGGTGCTCTTCGTCGTCGGTATCGACGGCGCGCCGCTGCGCTACCGCGCTTATCTTCCCGCCGAGGCCTTGCGGATGCGAGGCCACGAGGTCGAGGTGCGCCACTACCGCGACCCGCGCCTTCGCACGGAGGTCCTCCAGGCGGACGCCATCGTGCTGTACCGGGTGCCGGCAACCACCCAGGTGCTGGACCTCATCGCCGCGGTCAAGGAGCGTCCGGCAGCGGTCCCGGTCCTCTACGACGTCGACGACCTCATCTTCGACCCCTCCCTGCGCGGTCAGCTCGAGGGCCTGGAGGGCCTGTCCGCCCGGGAGGAGCGGCTGTGGTGGCACGGCGTCGAGCGCTACCGCACCACCCTGGAGGCATGTGACGGGTTTATCGGCTCAACCGAGGTGCTGTGCCAGGAGGCGACCCGCCTGGCCCACCTCCCCGCCTACCGTTACGCCAACGGGGTGGGAGCCCTCCTGGCCCGGGCCTCGGACAGAGTGGTCCGGGAGGACGACATGGCAGCACGGGGAGCCCGCACTCCTCCGGCGCGCGTCGTGTCGGCTCGCGCCACGAGGGGGATACCCGGGGCCACAGGCGCGCAGGCTGCCGGTACCGCCGAGCAGGACAGGAGCGGTACGGGCAGCGGGGACAACGCAGGCCGTGGGAGCAGCGAGACCACTGTCTCTATCGGGTACTTCTCCGGAACAACGACGCATGACGCGGACTGGGCGGCGGTAGAGCCCGCCGTGGTCGCTGTCATGAGGCGCCACCCACATGTGCGGCTTGTCCTGGGCGGCCACCTCCGCCCGACAGAGGCCCTGTCGCCACTGGCCGAGCGAGTCTCCACGGTCCCCTTCACCTCCTGGCTGGAGCTGCCACGGGTGCTACGAGACACCGATATCTGCCTGGCGCCCCTGACTGGGGACTCAGTGTTCAACGAGGCCAAGTCAGCCATCAAGTGGCTGGAGGCCGCGCTGGTGGGTCGTCCGGTCGTCGCAGCTGCCACAGGTCCCTTCCAGGAGGTGGTCGACCACGGCCGCACCGGGATGCTGGCCACGACCACCGAGCAGTGGGAGGAGGCCCTAGAGGATCTGGTCGGCTCCCAGGCCCTGCGCTCCCGGATGGGGGCGATGGCCCGGCGGGAGGCCCTGCTGGAGCTGTCACCGTTGACCCAGGGCCGCGCCTACGAGAAGATCCTGGTCCAGGCCGCGCTGCGCCTGCGCCTGGAGGGCCGTCGGCAGCCCTCCTCCTGGGTCCCTGTGGCAGATGACGAGCCTTTCGCCGCAGCCCCCATCGCCCTGGACCCTTACGGTGAGGACCAGCCCCCGCAGCCGTGCCCACCCCGGCTGCTGCCGCCCGTGCCAGCCGGCTCCTGTGGCAGGCCAGGGCCGTGGCCCGCACGGAGGGGGCTGGCACCGTGGTGAGACTCGCTGCCACACACGTAGCCAGGCGCACCGCCCGGGCCTGGCCCGCTACCTGCGCAGCTAGCACCTGCTGCGGGCACCCCCGGACAGCACTGGCACCCACCCAGTTGACCGCCTGTCGAGGCAGGGAGGCGTCGTCGATGTAGTCGGGAGCGGCTGCCGACGGGCCGGGAACATAAACGGACCGGGAACATAAGTGGTCGCGGCGCCTCACGATGGATGTCACACCGTTACGGCAGGATGGTTGTGTGACGCTTCATCCTGTCCCTGCTCCTGCCCCCCCGGTCCCCGAGGACCCCGCTCGTGCGCTCGCCCTCCTCCTTGGGGAGGGCGTGACATGGGGTGACTCCTCGCAGTGGCTGCCAGCGCTGCCCGAGGGCAGCGTCGACCTGTTCTTCACCTCCCCGCCCTATGCCGACCAACGGCCTACAGCCGTGTGCACCCGGACCGCTACGTCGAGTGGTTCCTGCCCTTCGCCCGATCGATGTACAAGGCCACGAGCGAGACGGGCTCGCTCGTCATCAACATCAAGAACCGCGTCGCCAAGGACGGGCCGCTCAAGGGGCAGCGTCACCCCTACGTGTTCCAGCTCGTCCTGGCCCTCCAGAACATGGGCTGGCGGTGGATCGAGGAATACATCTGGTCCAAGCCCAACGCGATCCCTGGCAGGTTCGGCCCCCGCACAAAGGACGCCTTCGAGCACGTGTTCCACTTCGCACGCGGTCCCAGGCCCTACTTCGACCTCGACGCGGTCCGTGTGCCCTACAAGACGACACCTGAGGAGATCAGGCGGCGCATGCAGGACACCCGTGGTCGTCGCTCCACCGAGGCAGGGTTCGGCCGCAACCGAGTGACGACCTATGCCCACGGCGGAGCCGATCCCGGTAACGTCATCCCGGTGAGTCAGACCTACAACCAGCACAGGGGCGTCACTCACACGGCCCCCATGCCCGAGGGCCTGGCCGAGTTCTTCGTCAAGGTCATGACGCCTGGCAACGGCGTCGTCATCGACCCCTTCGCCGGCAGCGGCACGACGGCAGTCGTCGCCCGGCGCCTGGGGCGTCAGGCCGGAGGGCTGGAGCTGCACGAGCAGTACGCGCTGGCCGCCCGCGAGCGTATTGCCGCTGATGCGACGCTCCTCGACCCGGTACAGGCAGGCTAGAGCATGGCAACCGTCGAGGAGACCGTCAACGCGATCATCAGCACCGGTTCATGGGACGAACGTGTGGCGCAGATGCGTCTGGTCGCCCAGCGGCACGGCACAGCCGAGCACACCAGGATCTACGCCGAGGTAGCCAACCAGGTCTACGTTCCTCATCTCGCACCGGACTTCGCCTACGTCCACTCCATGGACTTCTACGAGCTGTCCACCTTCCAAGCCAGCTACCGCGCGACCCTAGAAGCCACGCAGGGCTTTACTGACATGAGTCAGGAGACGGTGACGCGCGCACTCCTTGACCAGCCCCGCTCGCTGCTGACCTTCCGCACAGTTCTGGGACTGCTCACCAAGGAACTGGCAAGCGCGACAACGCTCGTCAGCTCCTCGTCGTCACCCAGGAGAGTCTCGCCCGGTGTCATTGAGGGGATGGAGCGTCACGGTACCAGGCCGTCGGAGGACACTGCCATGACGCTGGCCCTGACGATTGTCAAGGCTATGGACGGCACGCTGTTCGGGGACCCGCCCGACGGCCTGCGGACCAAGCAGGACAAGTTCGACACCCGCGACGGCTGGGCCACCGCAGCAGCGCTGGCCCGCGACGGCGGCACCGCACGCGACAAGGCGCACCGCTTTGAGCGTCTACGCGCTGAGTCCGTCCGTCTCGGCGGAGTCCCCCTGCTGGGTGTGCTTGCCGGACTGGGGTGGGCGCGCGTCAACGACACCCTGGGGCCAGTTATCCGGGACACCGACGGGCGGGTCTTCACCCTGTCAAACCTCACGCAGATGCTGACCGTCTCCCCCTTCCCACAACTGATCGGCGCAGCACCTGCCTAGGACGTCTGCCTAGGTCTGCCCTGGCACCCGGACTCAGCGCCGCACGCCAGGCCTAGGGGCGCGGCCCGCCCCGTCCCCGCAGCCCGTCCACCAGCCCGTGGGCCAGCGCCGAGGCCCGCTGCCGACGACGGTCAGCCAGGGCCGCGTTAAAGGCCGTGTACTTGGCGAGCCAGACGGTGTAGCCGACCCTCCACGCCACCGGGAGCAGGCCCGAGCGCAGCAGGCGCACCGTGTTGCGCACCAGGTAGTAGCTGCGCACAGGGGCGTGGACGTGCACCGGCTGACGACGCCCGGGCAGCCGGACCACCTCGTCACCCAGGCGGTGCGTCATCGGCGTACCGGTCGCTACCACCAGCCGGTAGCCCGCGCGCCGCGCCCTCAGGCCCCACTCCAGGTCGACGTGGTCGATGAAGAGGTCCTCCCTCATGGGGCCGACGCGGTCCAGCGCCTCCATCGACACCAGGCACCCGGAGGCGATGAGGAAGGCGACCGTCAGATAGGGCTGCGCCAGCTCCTCGGGCGTGGCCCGGCGCGGCCCCCAGCGGCGCGCCACGTAGACGAGCTGGTCGCGACCCTGGCGGTCCTCCCCTACCAGAGGTCCGGCTGCTGCGACCCCGCAGCTGTCACTACCGGGGTCGTCCCGCTGGTCGGCTCTGAAGGCCGCCAACAGCTGGTCGACCATCCCGGGTGAGGGAACGGAGTCGTGGTCCGACAGCAGGACCCAGTGTGCCCCCAGCTCACGGGCCCGCTTGATGCCAAGGTTCTGGGCGGCAGCGATCCCGAGGTTGCCGCCCATCTCCGCCAGGTGCGCACCGGTGCGCGCGCACGCCTCCCGCAGCGGCTGGAGCTCCTCGGGAGAGGAGCCGTTGTCCACGACGACGACCCACTGGCACTGGGCGGACAGGGCCGTAACCAGGTCGGCGCAGGAGGGTGCCGGGTGGTAGGTGACGACCACGGCGGCCACCTGGTTGGCCGCAGTCTCGCCGGTTGAACGCCCCCCGGTCATCGCCTCAGCCTTGACAGGCGCCACTGCACCTTAGCTGCCACCCCGCGCGCTCCCGAGGTCCTCAGGGTGCGGGAGACGGCACGCAGGTCCCGGCGCAGGGCCGTCAGCAGGGACACCTGCCCCGCAGGCCGGTAGGCGGCGACACGCTCGTGGTCGGCCGCCCTGTAGGGCTGGGCGCAGTACCTGATGAGAGGTTGCAGCGTACGCTGCCACGTGAGCTCCCGCGCCGTCCCCCTGACCGCCTCCCGTGCCGAGCGCGCTGCGGTGTCGTCGCTCAGGAGAGTGATGATGCTGCTGGCCAGGGCGTCCGTGTCACCCACGGGGACACTCGCCCCCAGGCCGTCGCGCTCCACCAGGGTGGCGAAGGAGTCCCCTGCCGAGCACACGATTGGCAGGCCTGCCCACAGGTAGTCCAGGATCCTGGTCCTGAAGGAGAAGGCGGTCTCAATGTGGTCAAAGTGGGTGGACACCCCGACATCAGCGTCCATGAGGTAGTTGACCCGGTCCTCGTAGGCCACCCAGTCCTCGTGGAAGAACACCGTGGTCCCCGTCAGTCCGAGCCTGTCCGCCTCCTGACGGGTACGCACGGCCATGTCCATCTCCGGGACGTCCGGGTTAGGGTGGCGCATACCCAGGAAGAAGAGCCTCACGTCCGGTACCTGGCGTCGCACCACGTCGATGGCTCTGACCACGGACAGCGGGTCGAACCAGTTGTAGACGCCTCCGCCCCAGATGACAACCGGGTCCTCAGCCCCGATCCCGGGCACGGTCCCCTTGACGGGGTGGCGGGTCTGGACCGCCTCGTCGTCGGAGGTGCCGAAGGCGACGACGTCAATGAGGCTGCGCAGCGAGGGATCGGCGTCGTAAGTGAGCGGATTGACTCGCCCTGAGCCTGCCAGGTGCCCCAGCCACAGGTCGCGCTGCTTCTCGGAGGCGCAGATGAAGAAGTCCCCCCGCAGAACCTGGGCGTCCAGCTCAAGCAGCGCCCGGGACAGGGCGGCGTCACGCTGGTCCAGCGGCTGGTACCTCTCCGCCTCCAGGGACTCCAGGTGGAAGGGGTCGTACAGGTCGATGACGATCTTCTGGGGGACCTCGTGGAGCCAGGGGAAGGTCGCCGCGATGTAGCCCTGGATCACCACGACGTCAGCACCCTCGACCTCACGCCTGAAGCCGTCGACGTCGGTGCGCGCGGCCTGGAAACCCGCGCCCTGGCGCTGGCAGGCGGCAAAGGTCAGCAGACGCACCCGGTGGCCCTGAGCAGCCAGGTGGGAGGAGATCTCCCAGGCCCGGATCGCCGGGCCGGCCATCTTCTCCCCGAGAGTGTCCAGGGTCGCCACCACGATCCGCTGGGAGATCCGCTGAGAGGACTTCTGGGACCGCTCGCCGGACCTGTCGGCTCCCGGCGTCTCCTCACAGCCCATCCTTACCTCCTGTCCCCGTGCCCAGAGCCGAGACCACCTCGACCGCCGTACGCGTCTGCCCGCTCATCCTCCACCGGCCCGCCATGGATACCGGCCCACCGGAGTCCCGGGGGTCGCTGGTGCCCACCTGCAGCCAGGCGATCTCCCGGACGAAGTCGAACACCTCCTCCGGTCCCGCCCCGAGCACACCGCCGTGAACCGCGTAGAGGCCCTCCTGGAGCGGCAGGTGGGGGATGACGAGGTCAACGCTGCCCCGCCCCTCCAGGTAGTCAGGGCTGAAGCCCTGGTCGCGGGAGAAGCTGGCCCACAGGTAGCTGCCCTGTGCGCTGTCCATCGTGAGCCCCAGGCTGGGGCGCTCGACCCGCCTGGTGGCGTGGTAGTGCAGGCGCAGCACGACCTGGTCCCCCGATACCAGGCCCTCCTCGCCCACCGGGCCTTGAGGGCCGATGACCTCCACACGCTCCACGACGACCTCACCTGTGCCCCAGCGGACCCGGCCGTTGTCGTCAGTACGGATATTGGTGCGCTCCGCGTCCGCGTACTGCTCCAGGACGACCCGGGCCGGGCCCACAGCCTTGAGGCGACCGTGGTCGAGGTAGGCCGCCTGGTCCGCCATGGAGCGCAGCTGGGGCAGGGAGTGGGAGACCACGACGACGGTACGGCCCTCATCGCGCAGGTCGGCGAACTTCTGAGCGCACTTCTCCTGGAAGGAGGTGTCGCCCACGGCGAGGATCTCGTCCACCAGGAGGATCTCCGGCTCCGTGTGGATGGCCACCGAGAAGCCCAGGCGCACGTACATACCTGAGGAGTAGTTCTTCACCGGTTGGTCGATAAAGGCCTCAACCCCGGAGAAGTCCACGATCTGGTCCAGCTTGGCATCGATCTCGCTGCGGGACATGCCCAGGATCGAGCCGTTGAGGTAGATGTTCTCCCGGCCGGAGAGCTCGGGGTGGAACCCGGAGCCGACCTCCAGCATCGCCGCCATCCGGCCTCGGCGGCGGATGGTCCCGGAGTCGGGAACCAGGATCCTGGCGATGCACTTGAGCAGGGTGGACTTGCCCGACCCGTTGTCACCTACCAGGGCAAAGGTGGACCCCTGGGGAATCTCCAGGCTCACCTCCTCCAGCGCCTGGAAGTCCTGGTAGGAGGAGGAACCGCGTCGCATGAGCGCGGACTTCAGCGTGTTGTTGCGCTCCCGGTAGACCCGGAACCTCTTGGACACTGCCTCCACGCTGACCGCGGCAGAGCCGACCGTCGCAGACATCTCAGAGCACCTCCGCCAGACGGGACTGGTGGCGGTCGAACACCCACCACCCGACAAGGAACACCCCCAGGGACAGGGCCAGCACGACCAGGCTGGTGGACAGCGCGGGAAGCCGGTTGTCGTACAGCAGGTTCCTGAAGGCCAGGATGAAGTGGTAGAAGGGATTGAGCCGGTAGACGTCAAACACTGTCATCCCCAGGAAGGACCCGACGCCGCCGGAGACCTCCTGGACCATCGTGGCCGGGTAGATGATCGGGTTGGCGTAGAACCAGATCTGGAAGACGATACCCATGAGGTACTGCGTGTCGCGGAAGTGCACGTTGGCCACGGACAGCATCATCGCCACCCCCGTCGAGAACAGCGTGAGCAGGACCATGAGCACCATGGCGGGCAGGACGTAGAGGTAGGGGGCACCGCCCAGCAGGATGACAGCCACCACCAGGACCACCATCTCGATCGACCACGAGTAGAGCCACGCCAGGGAGTTGGAGACCAGCAGTGCCGAGCGGGGGAAGTAGACCTTCTTGATGAGGTTCTCGTTGCCGACCAGTGCCGCCATGCCGCCGTTGACCACGTTGGAGAAGAAGGACCACGGCAGCAGCCCGCACATGAGCCACAGGGCGAAGTAGTCCAGGCCTGAGGGGTCACCCGGCGCGGGCTGGACGCGGATGACGATGCTGAAGACGAGGGAGTACACCACCATCAGCGCCAGCGGGTTGGCCAGCGACCACAGCTGCCCCAGGGCGGTCCTCTTGTACTTCCCTTTTACCTCACGCATCGTGAGGTTGTACAGGAGCTCTCGCGACTCCCGCAGGTCACTGATAATCGGCAAGGCACGTCCTTTGCTCAGGCTACGCAGTGGGCACGGTCCAGGCACCGTGGCAGGAGGGCTGACAGGACAGCGGCCCGGCTGGTGCGCCCCCACCATCATAGGCAGACCCGCAGGCGCACCCGTACAGGAGGTGGGGCACATCCCACCTGCGCCCGGTCCGTACCCCTGGCCGGGGGCAGCAGCGCCAACCTGCCCGGCTGCCCTACACTGTGGCAGCGACGACCGGGGAGCGCTGCCCGGAACGCGGCTGCCAGAGCCGACGCCCGGCTCAGAGGGCAGACGCCCGTGCCCATATGCTCCCCGGGCCTGCTGTACCACGGCCCTCGCGCCCCGGCGTCCGCCCCGTCTACCGAACACAGGACACCATGAAGCTCTTTGTCCAGATCCCCTGCCTCAACGAGGAGAACACCCTCGGCATGGTGCTCGACACCATACCGAGGCAGATCGACGGCGTCGACCAGGTCGAGGTCCTCGTCATCGACGACGGCTCCACCGACGGCACCGTGGAGGTAGCCCGCGCCCACGGCGTGCACCACCTGGTCCGCCACACCCGCAACATGGGACTGGCCCGCTCCTTCAGGGACGGTGTCGACTACGCCCTCGCTCATGGAGCCGACGTCGTTGTCAACACCGACGGCGACAACCAGTACAAGCAGGAGTACATCGGCGACCTGGTGGCGCCCGTGGTCAGCGGCCAGGCCGACATCGCCATCGCCGACCGCCAGACCGCCCGGATCGCCCACTTCTCCTGGTTCAAGAAGCGTATGCAGCGCGTGGGCTCCCAGGTCGTCAACTACGCCGCCGGCACCACCCTGCCCGACGCCGCCTCGGGGTTCCGCGCCTACTCCAAGAGCGCCCTCATCAGGCTCAACGTGGTCACGCAGTTCTCCTACTGCATGGAGACCATCATCCAGGCAGGCAACAAGCGCCTGCGCATCGCCAGCGTGCCTATCACCACCAACCCCAAGACGCGCGAGTCACGCCTGTTCACTAACATCTTCCAGCACATGGCCAAGTCGGGCTCAGCCATCGCGCGCTCCTACCTCATGTTCAAGCCGCACGCGGTCCTAGGATGGCTGGCAGCCGTGCTGGGGGTCCTGGGGCTCGTCCCCTTCATCCGCTTCCTCGTGCTGTGGCTCGTGGGGCAGGCGGGAGGGCACGTCCAGTCCCTCATCTTCGGCGTCACCATGCTCGTCGCCTCCCTGCTCAGCGTCGCGCTCCTGGTCATCGCCGACCTGCAACGCACCAACCGCATCCTGGTCGAGGAGGCGCTGGAACGCCTGAAGAACCTGGAGTACGGGCGGCCTGACACCGCGGATTCCGGCCATGCCACCACCGGCGCCACTGCTGCTGCCACGACCGCTGCCACCACCCCGGGCCGCACAGGGCAGACCTCTGCCAGCGCGAGCAGCAGCGGTGCAGCCAGCACAGGCGGTACGAGTAGCCCAGGCAGCACAGGCGGTGCGGCCCCGCCACGAGCGGCGCCCAGCTCCCGGTGGGACGCTGATGCCTGCCGCCACAGGCGCGCCCGGGTGCGCACAGCCTGCGCGGCCTGCCGCACAGCCTGAGGGCACCGCCACGGCCCCCACCAGGACAGCCTCCCCAGGACCCGGGTCCTGGGGTTCGGCACCTACGACGCCAGGGCGCACCCCCGGGTCGCCGTGCTCCTGGAGGGCCTGCGGGGCAACGGGCTCACGGTGCGCGAGCTGGACCGGCCCCTCGGCCTGGCAACGGCGCAGCGGGTCGCTATCCTCCAACAGCCCTGGCGGCTTCCCGTCCTTGCCGGGAGGCTGGCCGCCCGCTGGTCGGCCCTGGCACTGGGCAGCCGCCGCTTCCGGGGTGCTCATGCTCCCGACGTGCTGCTCGTGGGCTACATGGGACACTTCGACGTCCTGCTGGCCAGGGCGCTGTTCCCACGTACCACCATCGTCCTGGACCACCTGGTCTTCGCCTCGGGTACGGCCCGGGACCGGGGCGAGGCCGGCACCAGGGTACGGTTGCTTAAGGTCCTGGACACCCTGGCCACCAGGACGGCCGACGTCGTGGTGGTGGACACTCGCGAGCACGCGGCCCGCCTGGAGCCAGGTGCGCGCGCCCGCGCCGTCGTCGTCCCCGTGGGTGCCCCCAGACAGTGGCACGACTCCGGTCAGCGAGAGCTGGAGAACCAGCTCGCCCGGGAACGGGACCGAGACCACGCGGCCGGTCCCGGCAGCCCCCCGGCCGCCGCACCGGCCCGTGCGCTGTCCGTCGTCTTCTACGGGATGTTCACCCCGCTTCAGGGCACGCCCACGATCGCACGCGCGCTGCGGATCCTGGCCGACCGCGCAGACAACGTACGCGCCACGCTCATCGGAACAGGACAGGACCGCTGCGAGTGCGAGCGCGTCCTACGCGGGGTGGACACGGTGGAGTGGCACGACTGGGTGGAGCCTGCCCGCCTGCCCGACCTCGTCGCGCGCCACGACGTGTGCCTGGGAATTATGGGGACCACGAGCAAGGCTCTCGACGTCGTCCCCAACAAGGTGTACCAGGGGATAGCTGCCGGGTGCGCGGTCGTCACCTCGGACACTCCTCCCCAGCGACGGGCGCTGGGGCAGGCGGCCGTGCTCGTTCCTCCCGGCAGTGCTGAGGCCCTCGCCCAGGCCCTGGAGACGCTGGCCAGCAGCCCCCAGGCCCTGGAGCAGGCCAGGTGCCGGGCCGCCGCTGCCGCCCAGACCTTTACCCCTGTACGAGTCGTCCGGCCCCTGGCGCACATGCTTCCCGTCCCCGGTGGCACCCGTCGGCGGGAGGCCTCGTGAGGGCGGTGCTACAGCTCCTGCGCTCCCCGTGGCTGCGCACGGTCTTCCTCCTGAGCGCCCTGTCCCTGGCCCTCTACGCCGTCGCCTCCCAGTGGGCGCAGGTGCGCGCCGCCATGTCAGGCATGAGCCCGTGGCTCCTGGGCGGTGCGCTGGCCGCCGCCCTGGCCTACGTGGTCCTGACCTGGCTGGCGTGGCGGTCGCTGCTGTCCGACATGGGGACCTCCTTACCCCGCGGGCCGGCCTTCCGCGTGTTCTTCGTCTCCCAGCTGGGCAAGTACCTGCCCGGAGGAGTGTGGAACATCCTGGCTGCTGCCGAGCTAGGGGCGGACCACCAGGTGCCCCGACGCAGGTCCGTCTCGGTCATGGCTGTCAGCGTCGCCATGTCAACCGTGACGGGGCTGGCTCTGGCGGTG includes the following:
- a CDS encoding ABC transporter permease; amino-acid sequence: MPIISDLRESRELLYNLTMREVKGKYKRTALGQLWSLANPLALMVVYSLVFSIVIRVQPAPGDPSGLDYFALWLMCGLLPWSFFSNVVNGGMAALVGNENLIKKVYFPRSALLVSNSLAWLYSWSIEMVVLVVAVILLGGAPYLYVLPAMVLMVLLTLFSTGVAMMLSVANVHFRDTQYLMGIVFQIWFYANPIIYPATMVQEVSGGVGSFLGMTVFDVYRLNPFYHFILAFRNLLYDNRLPALSTSLVVLALSLGVFLVGWWVFDRHQSRLAEVL
- a CDS encoding glycosyltransferase family 4 protein codes for the protein MLLEGLRGNGLTVRELDRPLGLATAQRVAILQQPWRLPVLAGRLAARWSALALGSRRFRGAHAPDVLLVGYMGHFDVLLARALFPRTTIVLDHLVFASGTARDRGEAGTRVRLLKVLDTLATRTADVVVVDTREHAARLEPGARARAVVVPVGAPRQWHDSGQRELENQLARERDRDHAAGPGSPPAAAPARALSVVFYGMFTPLQGTPTIARALRILADRADNVRATLIGTGQDRCECERVLRGVDTVEWHDWVEPARLPDLVARHDVCLGIMGTTSKALDVVPNKVYQGIAAGCAVVTSDTPPQRRALGQAAVLVPPGSAEALAQALETLASSPQALEQARCRAAAAAQTFTPVRVVRPLAHMLPVPGGTRRREAS
- a CDS encoding glycosyltransferase family 2 protein; translation: MKLFVQIPCLNEENTLGMVLDTIPRQIDGVDQVEVLVIDDGSTDGTVEVARAHGVHHLVRHTRNMGLARSFRDGVDYALAHGADVVVNTDGDNQYKQEYIGDLVAPVVSGQADIAIADRQTARIAHFSWFKKRMQRVGSQVVNYAAGTTLPDAASGFRAYSKSALIRLNVVTQFSYCMETIIQAGNKRLRIASVPITTNPKTRESRLFTNIFQHMAKSGSAIARSYLMFKPHAVLGWLAAVLGVLGLVPFIRFLVLWLVGQAGGHVQSLIFGVTMLVASLLSVALLVIADLQRTNRILVEEALERLKNLEYGRPDTADSGHATTGATAAATTAATTPGRTGQTSASASSSGAASTGGTSSPGSTGGAAPPRAAPSSRWDADACRHRRARVRTACAACRTA
- a CDS encoding ABC transporter ATP-binding protein — translated: MSATVGSAAVSVEAVSKRFRVYRERNNTLKSALMRRGSSSYQDFQALEEVSLEIPQGSTFALVGDNGSGKSTLLKCIARILVPDSGTIRRRGRMAAMLEVGSGFHPELSGRENIYLNGSILGMSRSEIDAKLDQIVDFSGVEAFIDQPVKNYSSGMYVRLGFSVAIHTEPEILLVDEILAVGDTSFQEKCAQKFADLRDEGRTVVVVSHSLPQLRSMADQAAYLDHGRLKAVGPARVVLEQYADAERTNIRTDDNGRVRWGTGEVVVERVEVIGPQGPVGEEGLVSGDQVVLRLHYHATRRVERPSLGLTMDSAQGSYLWASFSRDQGFSPDYLEGRGSVDLVIPHLPLQEGLYAVHGGVLGAGPEEVFDFVREIAWLQVGTSDPRDSGGPVSMAGRWRMSGQTRTAVEVVSALGTGTGGKDGL
- a CDS encoding glycosyltransferase — encoded protein: MGCEETPGADRSGERSQKSSQRISQRIVVATLDTLGEKMAGPAIRAWEISSHLAAQGHRVRLLTFAACQRQGAGFQAARTDVDGFRREVEGADVVVIQGYIAATFPWLHEVPQKIVIDLYDPFHLESLEAERYQPLDQRDAALSRALLELDAQVLRGDFFICASEKQRDLWLGHLAGSGRVNPLTYDADPSLRSLIDVVAFGTSDDEAVQTRHPVKGTVPGIGAEDPVVIWGGGVYNWFDPLSVVRAIDVVRRQVPDVRLFFLGMRHPNPDVPEMDMAVRTRQEADRLGLTGTTVFFHEDWVAYEDRVNYLMDADVGVSTHFDHIETAFSFRTRILDYLWAGLPIVCSAGDSFATLVERDGLGASVPVGDTDALASSIITLLSDDTAARSAREAVRGTARELTWQRTLQPLIRYCAQPYRAADHERVAAYRPAGQVSLLTALRRDLRAVSRTLRTSGARGVAAKVQWRLSRLRR